A stretch of DNA from Melospiza melodia melodia isolate bMelMel2 chromosome Z, bMelMel2.pri, whole genome shotgun sequence:
ATTATTTGCAATTTTGCTTGCTGCTCTGTAGTGTACCAGAAGGCTGACAAAGTGAGGAGTTTTCCCAATGCTCCACATTTAGAAACTATTATTCCTTCACCTGCTTGTTCACAAGTGGAAGATCACCTAAGCGAAGGTGGCTATGCTATTCCATAAGGCGGCAGTGATATTCCTGAAATGTTCAGCTGCAGGGAAGCTGCAGATATCTCTTTTGGCAGATGAAAGTTTTAGTTGTTGCAGGAGTGTGGTGGTTTCTCTTGAGAGCTATGGGGTGGGCTGGTCACCGGGAAGATACATTTTTAGATGTTGTCATGTTTCCTAGGCAATTTGGAATTTCACTCCTTTTATTAATTTATTGTGGGATCCTTTTGCATTATTAGAAACAGCTCTTAAAAGTGTTAAATAAGTGAGATGTCACAGAAAACACCCAGGTGAAACTCCTGAACAATTTTTGCTGGGGCAGTGTTTTCCAACATGGCGTGCTTTAGAAAATCCCATTCAGAACTTGCAAATATTTTCAGGGTTAGCAAGGGATTTGGAGATAAAATTTTGGACAATCTACATCTGTGTTAAAATTTTAGCTAGCCTTGAAACTGTCTCTCTAGAGATGGAAGTTAGAAACTGTTAAAAATACATAGAGTGTTCTTGTGCTTGGATTGTGCATGCATGTCAGACCTCCATGAGTTAATGTAATCCCATCATGTTGTGTCAATGCAGAAACTTGTGTTCAATTGTGCAATTATTATGAATAAAGATGTATTTAGTAAATGATTCCTGGGGTGTCTGTACATTGGGGTTTGCTGTTGATTTGTTGTCAACAAAGCTAGACTGTAGCCCATTTAAAAAGTTTTGTCCCAAATGTATTCAAACAAAGGGATTTTCAGGTTCTTGGAAAGTCCTTATTACTTTTTATATTTCTCTGTGAGTTTGAGCAAGAAGCATTCAGATGTGGTTATTATATTGCTGGAATAAACTCATTTATTTTGGGAAATATAGAGAGATATCTTAGCGTAGGATACTGCCATAAAACTTGACCATTAAAACCATAAAACACATACACATTGACCATTCTATCAGTTGCTCCTATCTTCTTGCATAAAGTGCCTTTGTTTCCCTAGACAGTACTGTGAAATGTCTGTAGGAACTGGAAAGGAAGCTCTTCTTTCCAGTGTTTCCAGACTTTTGAGGTCCAGTAGTGATAGGTATTCCCAATGAGCACTGTGTCCAGGAGGCAGCCTGTTAGCCATGACAGATGACAGCCTCCTCTCCTGGGAATCTGCCTCAGGTGTCCACCTGACAGATGGTCCGGTCTCCACCATGCAGCACTTTGGTTGCCCACCCGCAGGCAACACATGGCTCTGTCTCACACGTCTGTGTCTGATGCCAAGCTGCTTTTTCTGGTTTATGCTGGTGAAGATTAGCAGAGCTCATGTGTTGGAGATGTATGAAAATTGCACAGGTATGGTTTCTGGCCTTGAGTCTTCCTAGCATTGCATCTGGTACTGCTACATCTGTAGTGTCACTACTCATTCCCTTGTGCTGCCTGATCCTGAGCTTTTCTAAATCTCTTTGCTGCTGGCCCACAAAAGCATTGACTATGTTCCCCGCAAAGGTCTGCCACTAAATACACAATTAGGGAGACAGTCCTCCAGTTGGCTCTTCCCTCTGGTCTACCTACTCTGCCTGTGGATGACAATATTGCAAATGACAAGTCTTAACAAAAAACCATATCCTTCTGCCTTAATACTGTCTCAGCTGTGGGGCTGTAGCTGTCATGCTTAAGATACCAATGCAATGCACCTTCAGCCACAATATTTTCATGGTTTGGATGGTCAAAGAGTGTAACAGTGAATGCTGGCAGTCAGATGTCTTTTCTGTACAAATGAAGTTTTTAGGTTCAGAATTCAACTCTCCTCttaaaatttcctttcttttccctcaCCTTCTTTCTGATTAAAGAGCCAATAGTAGCATCTATAAACACATTGACAGGaagaaatctaaaaaaaaaaaacccaaaccacaaattCTTCAAGGTGTATCTCAGGAGTGACATTTAATTGACAGGCTGACAAAATAAACCATGCTTTTTCATACATCTGTCTGTCAGTTGCTACATCATTGAACAACATTCAGGGAGATTACAGAAAATAATAGTTTTCTTCTACTCGTTCTTCTACAATCATGACTGGGTGAATTAAGACAGTTATATTCTTGTCATTCTGCCTTTAACATAAACACTAATTCATTCCTATTCTCTTTATTATGAAACATCACAAAAGAGTAAATGGCCAGCCAGTGACTTCAGAAACAGGGAGTTTTACTTTCCAAGGATTGGTGATGTTCAGGGCGGAGACTGATTCATGTCAGACACTGAAAGCACTGCATTGACACTGTACAGTTAAATTTAGAGGTTCTTGTAAGAGACAAGGGCTTTGTATTCTTGGAGCCATTTGGTTTAGTTGAAGTGGTGCCTTTTAAAGAAGAACCTTTCACCACAAAACTTACAGGAATATAAACAAATGAGGGACTTAAGGGTAAACCACCCACATTTTATAGAAACCACATCAGGAACACATCTACTAAGTGTTTCAGGAGGAAGCACACTAGGATTGAGACTTAGTTACAAAACAGCAACCTCAGCCCCAAAGGACATGGCCCTAAATTTCAGGtttgcacacacagcacagaccCATGAGGAGTCAGGAAGCAGAACACTGCTGCACAGCTGTTTGAAACAGGGTGCTCAGCTTTGCAGAGGATTCATGGTATCCATCCTTCTCCTGCTGGGATATGCATAATTTAGGTTGGTCTTGGGCTTTAAAAACACAAAACCTCAGATCAATTCAGTGCTGTCAAACCAATTCTGTCCATGGCAAGTATCTAGTCAGGAACAAACCCTTCTCTGTTGGATTTATGTCAGAGCCTGAGCAAGCAAGAGTTTTCAGAACAGAACCTGTGGACTAGGACCACTGTTAACTTGGTGAGATAGGTGGCTTAGAAATCCTACTGAAGCTCATCAAGGTCTTGGTACTTACTATCAGGAGGTAAAGGGGACTTTGGGCCCCTTTTGGTCCCCTTACATGGAAAAGTAAGTGGCAGATCAAActaattttaaaagattttagaGGCATGAAGCTTTCAAATGTGTATGCCTCACATGGTAACCACATTCTAACTTTAAGTCCATTTGTCTTCAAATATGATTAAATGCTTAAGATCTGTCTGATTTCAAACATAAATGTAAACGCATACTTTATTGTTCTGGGAGCTTCTGTGGCTGGGTGCTGATGAGGTGATGAGCAGAGGCATGATGTTAGAGGAGAGAAATAGAAGGTAAATTTCTATGAACCGAAAACGAAACAAGAGCAAAAGTGGATAAAAAGCAACAGATTGAGTTATGTTTCTGCTATTAGTGGCTGGATAAAGAGCCCTACAGTCCCAAACACACACAGGATTATAAATACCCAGAGAAATACTCTGTCTATCACCATAGCTACATATTTCCAATCATCTTCCACCTGCAAGAgaataaaaaaagagaaggatAAATACATGTAATGTTACATACAATTGTGAGTGACATTACGCAGTAGAAATGCCCTTTGTGCTTTTGAATGTAAGGAAGAGCACACATGCAAGTCAGAAATGTGCTTGTCATGCTTATAGCTGCTCAGTTTTCACATCTCTTCAGAGGGAGCTGATTTTCTAATGGTATTTTACCACTTTTCGCTGAGAACATACAGCACTGTCTGCTAGTCTGCTGAATTGTTCTAAATATTTGAGTCTGAGGGCAGCTAATCCATGGCTGTGGTGCTGATATTAACAAACAGGACCTGATCATGTGGTGGGTGCAGAGTGGGATGGTTTAacagcaggcacagcaccacagctGCACATCACTAAACCCTGTTGAAGGATTTATCCTGACAGCGTACACAAGATGCAGTTTGCTATTCTGGTCTGATTTGAAACACTGTCTCACCAATCAAGCCCCACTGATTTCAGGAAACTAGACACATGGACACATGGACTATGGCAAAGCAAGGGTTCCAGCAAACTGCAGTGTTGTGTGCTAAGCAGGACAGAACGGATTTTGCATGGCTGAGAGACAGATCTTAGAACCACATTCAATGAAGTTGCTGTCCTTTAAACTGTACCTTGGAACTTGTACTGCACGAGAAACTGCATCAGAAGAACATTCACACATATAAACTAGTGACTAGTTAAGAGCTCTCTGCTGAGGGATCTTCCCACTTGTTTTTTCAATTTTATTATATTTGCCTCCAAGAAAATACTGGCTTTAGGATTTTGATCATGTTGAGGGTGAGGAATACAGCAGCAGGTATTGGAGAGTATAAGTAAAATTTAAGTAGGGTAGGTTTGAAGTTGTAGACTCTGATAATGGCAATTCAGCCagagaaacagataaataaggtAAGACTTTTCAAGTTTTTATTTAGTTTAATCCTATCCAACCTCCCAGGGTTACTGAGAGGACAGCTATGATAGTCATTAGTGTTGGGTTGAGTGATAGGGATGTTATATGAAAAAGAAGTTGGCCATGATAGTAACATAAACATGAATAGAAACAGGAAGAACCTTGGAGGATTTCTGAAAATCAGACATGGAAGCTGCACTTTGCATGAAAGAGCACTCAGGAGAACTCCAACAGCTATAAATGTTTCTGCAATTTTTAAAGGGCTTTGATTTATTTAGGACTAGTACATAACACCACCCATTTGTATATCTGGCGGAAGCAGAAGCAGCCTCCCAGTGCTTGCCTGAGAACAAATCTTGGTTTTTCCCTGAAAAGGAGATTTTTTGTAAATGAAAAATTATTCTTCCCATCTCTAATATGTTCTAGAAGGTAAGATACAAAGCTGCTCATGAACACACTGgaccaagaaaaaaaattcatgaGGCAGGAGAGATTTGCAAAGTGGAAATCAGCAAAATGAGCAAAAGAAGATTTCCCCTGAGCTGTATAATCAAGACAATAAGTTATTTGGATGACTGCATGGAAAACTTCTTTTTGGGAGACCATCAGAGAAAGTATCTGAATCAGTACATAGATATATTTTGTGCAGCAGGTGTGATAATGAAAGCAGGGCTGAAATTTGTGAGTTAAGCAAAGCACTAAGGCCATAGGTACTAAGCTCAATCCCCAACCTCCTCTATGGTAAAAGATTCCTGTCTTTTGTTTCAGGCTGGCATGTGCTACATTCTCACTCCATGAATTCAGTCACTGGCTTAACTCTACTCCTTTATTCAGAAATTTATAGATTTTGCTTTCAGATGAAACTTCTTCTGCAGGGCATAAAGAAAGGGGGGAATAATGGTGATCTTTAAGTTTTACTGAAGTTGTATGAATTTCAACAAAATATTCTGATAGAAATAATGCATATCAACATTTCCCTTATAAAGTTGTTGTGATTTTCCATATAAATACAGCAGTACTTAGCTTTAAGATGGATTTTACTATCATAGAGCAtctaaaaaaattcaaaaccaaAAGCAGAAATTTCATGACAGATCAAAGATATATATTGCTTTAGTTTCTAAATACTTTTATAAATATCTTGAAGTGTCAGAGAAGTTCTGCTCCTTATGAGTTCCTGGTGTCAGAAAATCCTTTTCAGCTTCTTTAAGTTTGTGTTTACACCGGAGGATATGGCCCCAGAATCCCTTAAATTCCAATGTGCACCATTTTCTATGATAGTAAtcccaaataagaaaaaaatttgtGACCTCACACAAACAACCCATTAGATGGTCTTCTTCCCCAGCAACTCATCCTACTGCTTCTGTACCTTTAGGATTTCCTTTTTAGACCATGACCAGCCTTTGTGGACTCCTTTGACGTTCAGGACTCACTCCAAAGGGACTCTAGAAATCAATTTCCTAACAGGCCAAAGTCTAGCTGCTGGAGATCCAATTCTGCTGGCACCTCTCACAACTAAACCCCAAACTGAAAACTCTATCATTCTGTGGTTGCTGTGCCCATGGCCTCCAACTGTCACATCTCCCACTAGTCCTTCTCTGTTCACAAACAACGAGTCCAGTGGGGCACCTTCCCTGGTTGGCTTGCTTCCTGTGTCAGGAAATTATCTTCCACACACTTCAGGAACCTCCTAGATTGATTCTTCTCTGCTGTTACCCTTCCAGCAGCTTCCTGGCAAGCGGAAGTCCCCCAGCAAAACAAGGGCTGGTGATCATGATACTACTTCTAACCTCCTCTAGAATACATCATCTGCCTGTTCATCCTGCCTAGGAGGTCTGTAACAGACTCCTACCAGGACAAGTGCCCTGCTGACCTAGCCCCTGATCTTTACACACAGGCACTCCACCTTGTCATCACCATTGATTTTAATACAAACAAAACCAGCCCTAAAGGGATGGTTACCTCCCTTACCTCTTTGGTTTCATTTTGAGATCTCATGTTCTCTGCGATGAACTGGACGTTGCTGATGACATCCTTCACCTCTGGAGAGTACTCCATGTGCTCTGCCATCCATCTCAGAGACTGATGGCTCAGCTGTCTTTTGGTGGTACGGAGTTCAGTTGCCTGATCACAGTGACTGCACCGCTGCTCCTTGTGCAATTTGGTGTCTTTGTGTTTGCTGTGCTTTGACTTGCCCAACTTACTGTCTGATACTTTCTTGGTTTTGCTGGAGgtgttttttttctgctgttctaGTGGCCTCTGCATCAACAGGACTTTGGGGAGCAGGTGGAGAAAGACGGTTTTTACCCATTTGGGCATTGTGTGTGTCATTGGAGTCCTGTAATGTATATTGAGGACAAACACTGTGATGACAATTGACAGAGTCACAAATATCATTGTGAAGAGTAAATATTCACCAACTAAGGGAATTACTAAAGAGGTGGATGGGATTGTTTCTGTGATCACCAGTAAAAATACAGTCAAAGAAAGAAGCACTGAGATGCAAAGATTAACTTTCTCACCACAGTCAGATGGCAGGTAAAAAACTAACACAGTCAGGAATGAGATGAAAAGACAGGGAATGATCAGATTTATGGTGTAGAACATTGGCAACCTTCGAATATAAAAAGAATATGTTATGTCTGTGTAGATCTCTTCACAGCAGTTATATTTGATATCATGTTTGTAGCCAGAAGCATCAACTATTTCCCATTCACTATTTTCCCAAAAGTCATTCATATCTACTTTGGATCCAATGATCAGAAGATCAATTTTGGCCTTGTCATAGGTCCATGAGCCAAATTTGAGTGAACAGTTCTGATGATCAAATGGGAAAAAAGTAATATCCATAGGACAGGAGCTTTTAAAAATAGCTGGTGGGGTCCAGGTGATCATTCCATCATAGCGAAGGAGGGCTTTGGTCTTGCCTTCAACTTGAAAATCTCCCACAGCACTGGAAAGACAAATGaggcaaaaccaaaacaattaccatgaaaataaaatgtaatgGGTGTTTTTACAGGAGATGCAAGGAGATATTTTTGAGAGAAAGATTCAAATGAATCAATAAAATGGGTAAAATGAATCATCATACTTATTATACAAGACAATATCTGGTTTCCAAATTTTATCTGCTGGTACCCGAACAAATTCAATGCCATCATATTGTCTGGGATCCCATCGCAGTTTGTAGTCATTCCAAATCTGAAAGAAGAATGGACAAGGATTATAAAACTTCAAATTATCAACAAATATCTGTTTCTCAGATCTTCCCGTAAAATGACAGACTGTAATGAAGTGTAGCATGTGAAGAAGGGGACAATGGTCCAAAAGATCATTCCAAGGAAGGCCATGACCTGGAGAAACACTAGACATGTGTGAACACTGCTCTCTTGATTGCTACTCTCTTCTCTGTGACAGGATGGAGTGCCAATTGCTATGAACTGCTGCCATGCTGAGATCTCTCCTCTGTTGTGTGACATCAGTAGAGAGCCTTGTCTGTGAAAGGTTACCTCCCCACTGCCAAGAGAAAATAGGGACCTTGCTGCAGCACCCCACAGGTGACAGGAGGACAGCACCAGAGGAGACCTGCACCCCCATGTTTGGTCGACCTGCTCACaaacaggcagctgctgccagaagACAGTATTGGTTCCACAGGAGTGCTGACATACCAGCTCAGGGCAGTGAGGGATGCACAGCAGCTCTCCTGCATTGCTGCCTATTGCCCTATCATGGGGCCATGCTCCACAGTCTCTCACCTATTGTAAGTATGCTCTCTTTTACAGAAAACTCTGTGTGGACCACAACCAGTGCCTGAAAACAATGGTGCAAGTTAGCTATATTTTCTCAGCAGTTTAGGTCCCCTAAGAATCCTTATCTTAGTTGCAGTGTGATGTCATAGCCTGTCTCACTTATCCCGGTTCCTTCCCCAGGCGTGCCAatcacctctcccttcccctcccctgcccccTGCTGAGTGCTGTCCGTCAATCTTGCATTCCAGAAAGGGCTTTGTGTGATTGgcaaagttc
This window harbors:
- the CHRNA6 gene encoding LOW QUALITY PROTEIN: neuronal acetylcholine receptor subunit alpha-6 (The sequence of the model RefSeq protein was modified relative to this genomic sequence to represent the inferred CDS: deleted 2 bases in 1 codon) codes for the protein MLPDSLRSEPHKLSLPSGSESNSARLCSAQQAAVCCRCKTEIHPSIAYLPPGRLYVFLPLVPSAKPLFSKGSSVLLLAMHPKTWLCWCCPAFCVWAFVFTSLIKDTTACESEERLFHKLFSQYNQFIRPVENVSDPVTVYFELAITQLTNVDEVNQIMETNLWLRHIWNDYKLRWDPRQYDGIEFVRVPADKIWKPDIVLYNNAVGDFQVEGKTKALLRYDGMITWTPPAIFKSSCPMDITFFPFDHQNCSLKFGSWTYDKAKIDLLIIGSKVDMNDFWENSEWEIVDASGYKHDIKYNCCEEIYTDITYSFYIRRLPMFYTINLIIPCLFISFLTVLVFYLPSDCGEKVNLCISVLLSLTVFLLVITETIPSTSLVIPLVGEYLLFTMIFVTLSIVITVFVLNIHYRTPMTHTMPKWVKTVFLHLLPKVLLMQRPLEQQKKNTSSKTKKVSDSKLGKSKHSKHKDTKLHKEQRCSHCDQATELRTTKRQLSHQSLRWMAEHMEYSPEVKDVISNVQFIAENMRSQNETKEVEDDWKYVAMVIDRVFLWVFIILCVFGTVGLFIQPLIAET